The Columba livia isolate bColLiv1 breed racing homer chromosome W, bColLiv1.pat.W.v2, whole genome shotgun sequence genome window below encodes:
- the LOC135577111 gene encoding katanin p60 ATPase-containing subunit A-like 2: MDLDYSLLGQEMDGYSSSNIKLVCKEAAMRPVRKILNALENHQPGNSNLPVIQLDTITTAGFLDMIAHTKLSVKNFSQKYKAWQREFESV, from the exons ATGGACCTGGACTACAGCTTGCTGGGCCAG GAAATGGATGGGTACTCCAGCTCCAACATAAAACTCGTGTGCAAGGAAGCGGCTATGAGACCAGTGAGGAAAATTTTGAATGCTCTTGAAAATCATCAGCCAG GTAACAGTAACTTACCTGTGATCCAATTAGACACGATCACAACAGCAGGCTTCCTTGATATGATCGCCCACACCAAGCTATCAGTAAAAAACTTCAGCCAGAAGTACAAGGCTTGGCAAAGAGAATTCGAgtcagtttga